The Glycine soja cultivar W05 chromosome 3, ASM419377v2, whole genome shotgun sequence genome window below encodes:
- the LOC114407767 gene encoding probable serine/threonine-protein kinase PBL28 isoform X2: protein MSLNSCGFQSLYLGSSKCSNLVFQDVRKLQQYQDALDKCSNFDHPFGESCADCTGAILSLRDSLYNQVTNNNNNHTEVAICAVAAIVAVAAGKPNDPAVDKVLRCLPPSASGSDKRSLWKSLLSVPVVILAILLVVIMVKRLSKKKLRRQANLKEIAAWSGLYWFCKREIENAMNYGGEKICLGRGSAGQVYRGILPSGQLVAIKHLTKSNTSESFTREVEGLSRLRHPNLVCLFGCCIEGDERYLVYEFCANGNLAQHLLRRDSHLTWETRVRILRDCSYALKYLHHHIEGCVVHRDIKLTNILLNEKYQAKLSDFGLAKVMGIKESKVFTDVRGTIGYMDPEYMSNAKLTCASDVYSFGIVALQILSGQKVIELDLDARDQLTRKARDVSMGKRPLSDFEDPRLNGKVDKTDFEAILQIAVLCVAKSSKGRPTIELVFEELDKKQKKDESLSTTSTPSSKSSKSAPL, encoded by the exons ATGTCCCTTAATTCATGCGGCTTTCAAAGCTTGTACCTTGGCAGTTCCAAATGCTCCAACCTCGTTTTCCAGGATGTTAGGAAACTGCAACAGTACCAAGATGCATTAGACAAGTGCTCCAACTTCGACCACCCATTTGGTGAATCTTGTGCAGATTGCACCGGTGCAATATTAAGCTTAAGAGATAGTTTATATAATCAAgtgaccaacaacaacaacaaccacacTGAGGTAGCCATATGTGCGGTAGCAGCTATTGTTGCTGTTGCAGCTGGGAAACCAAATGATCCTGCCGTTGACAAAGTCTTACGCTGCTTGCCACCTTCAGCTTCTGGATCAGACAAGA GATCATTGTGGAAATCCTTGTTGAGTGTGCCGGTAGTTATCCTTGCAATATTGCTTGTGGTTATAATGGTAAAACGTTTGTCCAAGAAGAAGCTTCGTAGACAGGCAAACTTGAAAGAGATCGCTGCGTGGTCTGGATTGTACTGGTTCTGCAAAAGGGAAATTGAGAATGCCATGAATTATGGCGGTGAAAAGATATGCCTTGGACGTGGGAGTGCAGGGCAGGTGTATAGAGGTATTCTCCCAAGTGGTCAACTCGTGGCCATCAAGCATTTAACAAAGAGTAACACCTCTGAGTCTTTCACTCGAGAAGTTGAAGGTCTTTCAAGGCTTCGCCATCCTAACCTGGTTTGCCTCTTTGGATGCTGCATAGAAGGGGATGAGAGATATTTAGTCTATGAATTCTGTGCAAACGGGAATCTTGCTCAACATCTCTTAA GAAGAGATAGCCACTTGACATGGGAAACCAGAGTAAGAATTTTGAGAGATTGTTCATATGCACTCAAGTACCTCCACCATCATATAGAAGGCTGTGTTGTCCATAGAGATATAAAG cttACGAACATTCTTTTGAATGAGAAATACCAAGCGAAACTGTCAGATTTTGGACTGGCAAAAGTGATGGGGATTAAAGAGAGCAAGGTTTTTACTGATGTTAGAGGAACAATAGGCTACATGGATCCAGAGTACATGAGTAATGCCAAGCTAACCTGCGCTAGCGATGTTTACAGTTTTGGTATTGTTGCTCTACAAATTCTGTCGGGACAGAAAGTCATCGAGTTGGATCTTGATGCCAGAGATCAACTCACTAGGAAG GCAAGAGATGTGAGCATGGGAAAGCGTCCACTGTCAGATTTTGAAGACCCGCGACTAAATGGAAAAGTTGATAAGACAGACTTCGAAGCCATCCTTCAGATTGCAGTTTTGTGTGTTGCCAAATCAAGCAAAGGTCGTCCAACCATTGAGCTTGTTTTTGAGGAATTGGACAAG AAGCAAAAGAAGGATGAGAGCTTATCAACAACATCCACCCCGAGCTCCAAATCGTCAAAATCGGCGCCTCTATGA
- the LOC114407767 gene encoding probable serine/threonine-protein kinase PBL28 isoform X1, with product MSLNSCGFQSLYLGSSKCSNLVFQDVRKLQQYQDALDKCSNFDHPFGESCADCTGAILSLRDSLYNQVTNNNNNHTEVAICAVAAIVAVAAGKPNDPAVDKVLRCLPPSASGSDKRSLWKSLLSVPVVILAILLVVIMVKRLSKKKLRRQANLKEIAAWSGLYWFCKREIENAMNYGGEKICLGRGSAGQVYRGILPSGQLVAIKHLTKSNTSESFTREVEGLSRLRHPNLVCLFGCCIEGDERYLVYEFCANGNLAQHLLRRDSHLTWETRVRILRDCSYALKYLHHHIEGCVVHRDIKLTNILLNEKYQAKLSDFGLAKVMGIKESKVFTDVRGTIGYMDPEYMSNAKLTCASDVYSFGIVALQILSGQKVIELDLDARDQLTRKARDVSMGKRPLSDFEDPRLNGKVDKTDFEAILQIAVLCVAKSSKGRPTIELVFEELDKVCRDTETRMKQKKDESLSTTSTPSSKSSKSAPL from the exons ATGTCCCTTAATTCATGCGGCTTTCAAAGCTTGTACCTTGGCAGTTCCAAATGCTCCAACCTCGTTTTCCAGGATGTTAGGAAACTGCAACAGTACCAAGATGCATTAGACAAGTGCTCCAACTTCGACCACCCATTTGGTGAATCTTGTGCAGATTGCACCGGTGCAATATTAAGCTTAAGAGATAGTTTATATAATCAAgtgaccaacaacaacaacaaccacacTGAGGTAGCCATATGTGCGGTAGCAGCTATTGTTGCTGTTGCAGCTGGGAAACCAAATGATCCTGCCGTTGACAAAGTCTTACGCTGCTTGCCACCTTCAGCTTCTGGATCAGACAAGA GATCATTGTGGAAATCCTTGTTGAGTGTGCCGGTAGTTATCCTTGCAATATTGCTTGTGGTTATAATGGTAAAACGTTTGTCCAAGAAGAAGCTTCGTAGACAGGCAAACTTGAAAGAGATCGCTGCGTGGTCTGGATTGTACTGGTTCTGCAAAAGGGAAATTGAGAATGCCATGAATTATGGCGGTGAAAAGATATGCCTTGGACGTGGGAGTGCAGGGCAGGTGTATAGAGGTATTCTCCCAAGTGGTCAACTCGTGGCCATCAAGCATTTAACAAAGAGTAACACCTCTGAGTCTTTCACTCGAGAAGTTGAAGGTCTTTCAAGGCTTCGCCATCCTAACCTGGTTTGCCTCTTTGGATGCTGCATAGAAGGGGATGAGAGATATTTAGTCTATGAATTCTGTGCAAACGGGAATCTTGCTCAACATCTCTTAA GAAGAGATAGCCACTTGACATGGGAAACCAGAGTAAGAATTTTGAGAGATTGTTCATATGCACTCAAGTACCTCCACCATCATATAGAAGGCTGTGTTGTCCATAGAGATATAAAG cttACGAACATTCTTTTGAATGAGAAATACCAAGCGAAACTGTCAGATTTTGGACTGGCAAAAGTGATGGGGATTAAAGAGAGCAAGGTTTTTACTGATGTTAGAGGAACAATAGGCTACATGGATCCAGAGTACATGAGTAATGCCAAGCTAACCTGCGCTAGCGATGTTTACAGTTTTGGTATTGTTGCTCTACAAATTCTGTCGGGACAGAAAGTCATCGAGTTGGATCTTGATGCCAGAGATCAACTCACTAGGAAG GCAAGAGATGTGAGCATGGGAAAGCGTCCACTGTCAGATTTTGAAGACCCGCGACTAAATGGAAAAGTTGATAAGACAGACTTCGAAGCCATCCTTCAGATTGCAGTTTTGTGTGTTGCCAAATCAAGCAAAGGTCGTCCAACCATTGAGCTTGTTTTTGAGGAATTGGACAAGGTCTGCAGGGATACAGAAACACggatg AAGCAAAAGAAGGATGAGAGCTTATCAACAACATCCACCCCGAGCTCCAAATCGTCAAAATCGGCGCCTCTATGA
- the LOC114407768 gene encoding probable serine/threonine-protein kinase PBL25, whose product MNCFPCFSKTKRTNSKREQQGVIPQENVVTRTPPDVKKQKADDPNQVDTSNIQAQNFTFRELAIATKNFRQECLLGEGGFGRVYKGTIPATGQVVAVKQLDRNGVQGSKEFLVEVLMLSLLNHENLVKLTGYCADGDQRLLVYEFMPGGCLEDRLLERKTDEPALDWYNRMKIASNAAKGLWYLHDMANPSVIYRDLKSANILLDNDHNAKLSDYGLAKLAGKDKTNIVPTRVMGTYGYSAPEYVRTGNLTLKSDVYSFGVVLLELITGRRAIDTTRSHDEQNLVSWAQPIFRDPKRYPDMADPSLKKNFPEKDLNQVVAIAAMCLQEEAAARPLMSDVVTALSFLSTSPPEVVPEAQSAAPENEAGSGKDSDSSSSNEEEENVTAQTQVSAKYQESEDASENEYDYYGNENQQKYSPQDIKQTKEFYSKSSRKSSTRSKNGTTSSSYRSSSTSDSENGSNKTSRKSSRKNGSKKSSLSQKSGKKSSLSQKSSSKKSSVRVLSHKKSKDGSHSPNSRRSSSSGGDLLDRSGSRPSEGNVSIGLISSENSDSDSSIRSEERSSMHLNHTSSRSEEGIVYYR is encoded by the exons ATGAATTGTTTTCCGTGTTTTTCAAAGACTAAGAGAACCAACAGCAAGAGGGAGCAACAAGGCGTTATACCACAAGAAAACGTTGTCACAAGGACACCACCag ATGTAAAGAAACAAAAGGCAGATGATCCAAACCAAGTTGACACCTCAAATATTCAAGCACAAAATTTCACATTCCGTGAGCTTGCAATTGCAACAAAGAATTTCCGCCAAGAATGTTTGTTGGGAGAAGGGGGCTTCGGCAGAGTTTATAAGGGAACAATTCCTGCAACCGGGCAG GTGGTAGCAGTGAAGCAACTCGACCGAAATGGGGTCCAAGGTAGCAAGGAATTTCTGGTTGAAGTTTTGATGTTAAGTCTCTTGAACCATGAAAATCTGGTCAAACTCACTGGTTATTGTGCTGATGGAGATCAACGTCTTTTGGTCTATGAGTTCATGCCAGGGGGCTGTTTAGAAGACCGTCTTCTTG AGAGGAAAACAGATGAACCTGCATTAGATTGGTACAACAGAATGAAAATAGCATCAAATGCGGCGAAAGGACTATGGTACTTGCACGACATGGCCAACCCTTCAGTTATATACCGGGACTTGAAATCCGCCAACATCCTGCTGGATAATGATCACAATGCAAAACTATCTGATTATGGACTGGCCAAACTTGCTGGTAAAGATAAGACGAACATTGTACCAACAAGAGTTATGGGCACCTATGGTTACAGTGCTCCCGAGTACGTAAGAACGGGTAACCTCACCTTGAAATCAGATGTGTACAGTTTTGGAGTTGTCTTGCTAGAGCTCATAACTGGACGCCGTGCCATTGACACCACAAGATCGCACGATGAACAAAATCTAGTTTCATGG GCACAACCCATATTCAGGGACCCAAAAAGATATCCAGACATGGCAGATCCAAGtctgaaaaaaaatttcccagaAAAGGATCTGAACCAAGTTGTTGCAATTGCAGCCATGTGCTTACAGGAGGAAGCAGCAGCGCGTCCTTTGATGAGTGATGTTGTAACTGCTCTCAGTTTTCTTTCCACCTCTCCTCCAGAGGTTGTTCCTGAAGCCCAGAGTGCTGCTCCTGAAAATGAAGCTGGATCTGGTAAGGACAGCGATAGCTCCTCCTCCAATGAAGAAGAGGAGAATGTAACTGCTCAAACTCAGGTTAGTGCAAAATACCAAGAGAGCGAAGACGCCTCAGAGAATGAGTATGATTATTATGGGAATGAAAACCAACAAAAGTACAGTCCACAAGACATCAAACAGACCAAGGAGTTCTACTCCAAATCAAGCCGCAAGAGCAGCACCAGATCAAAGAACGGAACCACTTCTTCTAGCTACAGAAGCAGCTCCACTTCAGATTCAGAGAATGGAAGCAACAAAACCAGTAGGAAAAGCAGCAGAAAGAACGGCAGCAAGAAGTCTTCCTTAAGCCAGAAGAGCGGTAAGAAATCTTCATTGAGCCAAAAGAGCAGCAGCAAGAAATCTTCTGTGAGAGTCTTAAGCCACAAGAAAAGCAAGGATGGAAGCCATTCCCCTAATTCAAGACGCAGTAGCAGCAGTGGCGGTGATCTTTTGGATCGTAGTGGAAGCAGGCCATCAGAAGGGAATGTTTCAATTGGCCTAATCAGCAGTGAGAACTCAGACAGTGACAGCAGCATACGATCAGAGGAAAGGAGCAGCATGCATTTAAATCATACCAGCAGCAGATCGGAGGAGGGAATTGTTTATTACCGATAG
- the LOC114407769 gene encoding putative F-box protein PP2-B12: protein MDNKSRNKVMVLEAEEEVGGGEFEHLPEGCIANIVSFTTPPDACVLSLVSSSFRSASVTDFVWERFLPSDYQAIISQSSKPSTLTNYSSKKDLYLHLCHNPLLIDAGKKSFALDKLNGKICYMLSARSLSIVWGDTPRYWRWTSVPAARFSEVAELVSVCWLEIKGGIKSGTLSEKTLYGAYLVFKQRSGGAYGFYNQPVEVSVEGRRRTVYLEEAETPRRPREQIVPGIFSRVRSRFLDSFDAAPPPPPPNAKGGGEYPKERSDGWMEVELGDFFNVGGEKEKEKEVEIGVYEVKSGGWKAGILVQGIEIRPKHKN, encoded by the exons ATGGATAATAAGAGCAGGAACAAAGTAATGGTTTTGGAAGCAGAAGAAGAAGTTGGCGGTGGTGAGTTTGAGCATCTCCCTGAAGGTTGCATAGCGAATATAGTTTCGTTCACCACTCCTCCAGATGCCTGCGTTCTCTCTTTGGTCTCTTCCTCCTTCAGATCTGCCTCAGTAACCGACTTCGTATGGGAAAGGTTCCTCCCCTCCGATTACCAGGCTATCATTTCCCAATCTTCCAAGCCCTCCACTCTCACCAATTACTCTTCCAAGAAGGACCTCTACCTCCACCTATGCCATAACCCCCTCCTCATAGACGCTGGTAAAAAG AGCTTTGCACTCGATAAACTGAACGGCAAAATATGCTACATGCTCTCAGCCCGAAGTCTCTCAATTGTTTGGGGAGACACTCCCAGGTATTGGAGATGGACTTCTGTTCCAGCGGCCag GTTTTCGGAGGTGGCGGAACTTGTTAGTGTGTGTTGGTTGGAAATAAAAGGTGGAATCAAAAGTGGCACGTTGTCTGAAAAAACATTGTACGGGGCATACCTAGTGTTTAAGCAAAGGAGCGGGGGTGCGTACGGGTTCTATAACCAGCCGGTTGAGGTGTCGGTTGAGGGTCGGAGGAGAACGGTGTACTTGGAAGAAGCGGAGACACCGCGGAGGCCACGTGAGCAGATAGTTCCTGGGATATTCAGCCGCGTTCGTTCTCGTTTTCTGGATAGTTTCGATGCAGCACCGCCGCCTCCACCGCCTAATGCTAAGGGGGGAGGTGAATATCCGAAGGAGAGAAGCGATGGGTGGATGGAGGTGGAATTGGGTGACTTCTTCAACGTCGGcggagagaaggagaaggagaaggaggtGGAGATTGGAGTCTACGAGGTCAAGAGTGGTGGGTGGAAAGCGGGCATTCTCGTTCAAGGAATCGAAATAAGGCccaaacacaaaaattaa